In the Paenibacillus pabuli genome, one interval contains:
- a CDS encoding MFS transporter gives MKLLQDLPRNPRYSILLEPVWAIPGTIVLFYAPLYMKEAGLSDIEIGLINSVNLYFAFIFQLFAGSITNKLGRKRTTLIFDLVAWSIPMFIWAFSQNFWLFLIAYLLNATSKFVTVSFNCLIIEDVEEHKRSRVFGILNMIITAAGVLTPIAGVVIADFGIVPTLASIYFVGGILMTAMFFIRNRYTDETEVGKELMGMHSQTRVLHSLASSLRLFGKSFYKRRLLPIILITVLSNLILQLNFFQVIFFKEQLKFDDRVISFIPVVTALTVMLLYLVIIPRLKQRSEEKYVGFSIILSTIGAVLFLLIPVGNIAMLFLTLIVLAAGNFILQTYRDSLLMNRLGTHEKADMFSAVQTVMTLTAIPSGYLTGLLYHHHPVLLFSVILALYVILMVIMLFLPDSQKHTQVIESYKNM, from the coding sequence TTGAAGCTGCTTCAGGATTTGCCGAGAAATCCACGGTATTCCATTTTACTTGAACCGGTATGGGCCATCCCGGGCACGATTGTCCTGTTTTATGCTCCTTTATATATGAAGGAAGCCGGACTTTCGGACATCGAAATCGGTTTGATCAATTCGGTGAATCTTTATTTTGCCTTTATATTTCAGTTGTTTGCCGGTTCAATTACGAACAAGCTGGGCCGGAAGCGGACAACGCTGATATTTGATCTGGTTGCGTGGAGTATTCCGATGTTCATCTGGGCATTTTCGCAAAATTTCTGGCTGTTTCTGATTGCCTACCTGCTGAATGCCACCTCAAAATTCGTGACGGTATCCTTCAACTGTCTGATCATTGAGGATGTCGAGGAGCATAAACGCTCCAGAGTGTTCGGCATTCTTAACATGATTATCACGGCAGCGGGAGTACTAACGCCGATCGCAGGCGTAGTTATTGCTGATTTTGGCATTGTGCCAACGCTGGCCAGCATCTATTTTGTCGGGGGAATTTTGATGACCGCGATGTTCTTTATTCGTAACCGGTATACCGATGAAACTGAGGTCGGTAAAGAGCTGATGGGCATGCACAGTCAAACGAGGGTGCTGCACAGCCTTGCTTCAAGCCTGCGTCTGTTTGGCAAATCGTTCTATAAACGAAGACTCTTGCCGATCATCTTGATTACCGTGCTTTCCAATCTGATTCTGCAGCTGAATTTCTTTCAGGTCATTTTCTTTAAGGAACAGCTCAAGTTTGATGATCGTGTGATTTCGTTTATCCCGGTTGTGACGGCATTAACGGTCATGCTGCTGTATCTGGTCATCATTCCACGTCTGAAACAACGATCGGAGGAGAAGTATGTTGGATTTTCCATCATATTAAGTACAATCGGAGCCGTACTATTTCTGTTGATCCCGGTTGGAAACATAGCCATGCTGTTCCTGACGCTGATCGTGCTTGCGGCCGGTAATTTTATTCTGCAGACGTATCGGGACTCCCTGCTCATGAACAGACTGGGCACGCATGAAAAAGCCGATATGTTCTCAGCCGTACAGACGGTCATGACGCTGACCGCCATTCCGTCAGGTTACCTGACAGGGTTGCTGTACCATCATCATCCTGTGCTTTTGTTCAGCGTCATTCTTGCACTGTACGTCATCCTGATGGTCATTATGTTGTTCCTGCCTGATTCACAGAAACATACCCAAGTGATCGAATCTTACAAAAATATGTAG
- a CDS encoding zinc-dependent alcohol dehydrogenase — translation MKALVYQDHKQVALLDVEQPSIQKPNQVKVKIYGSGICGTDLNIVKGKVPANKGTIIGHEGVGTVVEVGSEVRGFQVGDRVLIDPTQSCGTCSYCREGLFIYCENFDDYQVGMTTHGTFAEYYVGDEKYIYPISDSMSWETAMMIEPLGCVLQTFMKAGVKPSDSVLVLGSGAIGSLCQLVSKRLARLTVGTEVDPYRKEFASTIADHVFYPQELTLDNVYEINNNKKFDIVVDAVGNQLHVGFEMIAKGGRIIPMGYDDSYKVTFKSTDVINDGISIIGAVAVHSMISTALKFAQSIPELERMVTAKELLSDYEEAFNGTVGYHLRTGEPLPMNSVKTALIL, via the coding sequence ATGAAAGCACTCGTATATCAGGATCATAAACAGGTAGCATTACTTGATGTTGAACAACCAAGCATCCAAAAACCGAACCAGGTTAAAGTCAAAATTTATGGCTCAGGCATCTGCGGCACGGATCTGAACATTGTCAAAGGCAAAGTTCCGGCAAACAAGGGAACGATTATCGGTCATGAAGGCGTGGGTACGGTCGTGGAGGTGGGCTCGGAGGTCCGCGGATTTCAGGTAGGCGACCGGGTTTTGATTGATCCCACCCAGTCTTGTGGAACCTGCTCCTACTGCCGCGAAGGATTGTTCATCTATTGTGAAAACTTCGATGATTATCAGGTAGGCATGACCACGCACGGTACATTTGCCGAATATTACGTGGGAGATGAGAAATATATCTATCCAATTTCGGATTCCATGAGCTGGGAGACGGCGATGATGATTGAGCCGCTTGGTTGTGTTCTGCAGACGTTCATGAAAGCAGGGGTTAAGCCAAGTGATTCAGTGCTCGTTCTGGGTTCAGGCGCCATTGGCTCCCTGTGTCAGCTTGTAAGCAAACGATTGGCACGGCTCACCGTTGGCACAGAAGTAGACCCGTACCGCAAAGAGTTTGCTTCAACCATTGCTGATCATGTGTTCTATCCTCAGGAACTGACGCTGGATAACGTATACGAAATTAACAACAACAAAAAGTTTGATATCGTAGTCGATGCTGTGGGGAATCAGCTTCATGTTGGATTTGAGATGATTGCCAAAGGGGGCAGAATCATTCCCATGGGCTACGACGACAGCTATAAGGTGACATTTAAATCAACTGACGTGATTAATGATGGGATTAGCATTATTGGCGCCGTAGCCGTGCATTCGATGATTAGTACGGCATTGAAATTCGCGCAAAGCATTCCGGAACTGGAACGCATGGTGACGGCCAAGGAACTGCTATCTGATTACGAGGAGGCATTTAACGGCACCGTGGGATATCATCTGCGTACCGGGGAGCCTCTGCCGATGAACTCGGTCAAAACAGCTCTAATTTTATAG
- a CDS encoding aminotransferase class III-fold pyridoxal phosphate-dependent enzyme: MNSKESTLDRAVRFTRNLEWLAHVEKVIPSGCSTLAKAPERLFPGHTPVCCAEARNSRFIDIDGNEWLDCEMAMGTAPWGHARHEVQLTVIHQLKKGTSYSIPADIELECADLILQRFGGRYPSLRFTKSGADAVSGAVRLARAGSGKSKVIATAYHGWHDWSAYGYYGRETKERGIPVDIERTTIWVDKPSPERIEAQITASPEDIACIVLCPNEWKPEPLEQVVSLCRSLDIIVIFDEVTSGIRMGKQATAGEYDIWPDLLCISKGMANGLPLAAVMGPQHLMSLSGQVRFSNAHSSETTALAAAIACERLMKAAKVWPSWRDATIRIMDLIEAELVLLGLTDQLALKGTYASFYIHSITEDNFQSDPFREFIVKKMAHFGIFTKGYFIFSDAHTREELLWVEEALLQTLSDWKELRKQEHLAQ, translated from the coding sequence GTGAATTCAAAAGAGAGCACGCTGGATCGTGCCGTAAGGTTTACCCGGAATCTGGAGTGGCTCGCGCACGTCGAAAAGGTCATTCCGAGCGGATGCAGTACACTTGCCAAAGCACCTGAACGGTTATTTCCAGGCCACACACCCGTATGCTGTGCAGAAGCACGTAATTCCCGATTTATCGATATTGATGGGAATGAATGGCTGGATTGCGAGATGGCCATGGGTACGGCACCTTGGGGACATGCGCGCCATGAAGTTCAATTGACCGTCATTCATCAGTTGAAAAAAGGGACAAGCTACTCCATTCCGGCTGACATTGAACTGGAATGTGCTGACCTGATCCTGCAGCGGTTTGGTGGGCGATATCCTTCGCTGCGATTCACGAAGAGCGGTGCTGATGCTGTCAGTGGAGCCGTACGTCTGGCTAGGGCAGGAAGCGGCAAAAGCAAGGTGATTGCAACAGCCTATCATGGTTGGCATGACTGGTCAGCTTATGGTTATTATGGTCGCGAAACGAAAGAGCGCGGTATCCCAGTGGATATTGAACGTACAACAATCTGGGTCGACAAGCCTTCACCAGAGCGAATTGAAGCTCAGATTACAGCGTCTCCCGAAGACATCGCCTGCATTGTGCTGTGTCCGAATGAATGGAAGCCTGAACCGCTGGAGCAAGTCGTTTCCCTCTGCCGGTCATTGGATATCATTGTGATTTTTGATGAAGTCACTTCGGGCATTCGAATGGGCAAGCAGGCAACAGCAGGAGAATATGACATCTGGCCGGATCTGCTCTGTATTTCCAAAGGAATGGCGAACGGACTGCCTCTCGCTGCCGTAATGGGACCCCAGCATTTGATGTCATTGTCGGGACAAGTCAGATTCAGCAATGCCCATTCCAGTGAAACCACTGCACTTGCAGCAGCCATCGCATGTGAGCGCTTGATGAAAGCTGCAAAGGTATGGCCAAGCTGGCGTGATGCCACCATCCGGATCATGGACCTGATTGAAGCGGAACTTGTGCTTCTTGGGCTGACGGACCAATTGGCGCTGAAGGGAACCTATGCAAGCTTCTACATTCACTCGATTACGGAGGATAACTTCCAATCTGATCCGTTCCGGGAGTTTATCGTTAAAAAAATGGCGCACTTCGGCATTTTCACCAAAGGATATTTTATTTTCTCAGATGCACATACTCGCGAAGAATTGCTGTGGGTGGAGGAAGCACTATTGCAGACGCTTTCGGACTGGAAAGAGCTGCGTAAACAGGAGCACCTTGCTCAATAA
- a CDS encoding glycosyltransferase family 2 protein has translation MLYTIIVPVNQDYNILNLFTDSLLRTVSPSTQIIFINDGSGSAVFQHLEKLKQEVREGVTIEILQHDFPLGCAVSINSALRRAEGDYIFFLDSDTILQPDWQTMMRETLDSDITIGMIGGVLLYPQTGGVQHCGIAFADTIGRHLFLNASPEDIPKETFSVQLVVFAMFGMKREVYETIGTLDEKFFNGYEDFDYQMRARAAGYDTVINPNIRAYHWERSSGIHRNFNRKNNLARFWKKWGSEIEADVWPFVFSHLKEQLGSQPEHQYLPIVGIDLAEVRSDADTFWTKLEEADIAPISEVRDYSNRFNSNGAIWLPQVLGKELIHSENRLLFLVDNFARLLENRYWIEMRHAHRAKDLIIDLYGNVITMDRIYDGCWPGTKVR, from the coding sequence ATGCTTTATACAATTATTGTGCCAGTTAACCAGGATTATAACATTCTGAACCTGTTCACCGATTCACTGCTTCGGACGGTAAGCCCGTCTACACAGATTATCTTCATCAACGATGGTTCCGGCTCGGCCGTTTTTCAACATCTGGAGAAACTGAAGCAGGAAGTTCGAGAAGGGGTAACGATTGAAATTCTGCAGCATGATTTTCCACTCGGTTGCGCGGTGTCCATTAACAGTGCACTGCGGCGAGCTGAGGGAGATTATATATTCTTCCTGGATTCCGACACCATTCTGCAGCCGGATTGGCAGACCATGATGAGAGAGACGTTGGATAGCGATATTACAATCGGCATGATTGGCGGTGTACTGCTGTATCCGCAAACCGGAGGCGTACAGCACTGTGGGATTGCATTTGCGGACACCATTGGCCGGCATCTTTTCCTGAATGCATCCCCTGAAGATATTCCAAAAGAAACATTTTCGGTACAACTGGTTGTGTTCGCCATGTTCGGCATGAAGCGGGAAGTCTACGAAACGATCGGTACCTTGGATGAGAAATTCTTTAACGGATACGAGGATTTTGATTACCAGATGCGTGCACGGGCTGCCGGATATGATACGGTCATTAATCCAAATATTCGCGCCTATCACTGGGAGCGCAGCAGCGGCATTCATCGAAATTTCAACCGGAAAAACAATCTGGCCCGCTTCTGGAAAAAGTGGGGTAGTGAGATCGAGGCTGATGTTTGGCCGTTCGTGTTCAGTCACTTGAAAGAACAGCTGGGTAGCCAACCCGAACACCAATATCTGCCGATTGTCGGCATTGATCTCGCTGAAGTACGAAGCGATGCCGATACGTTCTGGACCAAGCTTGAGGAAGCTGATATTGCACCTATTTCAGAGGTACGTGATTATTCCAATCGCTTCAATTCGAACGGGGCGATCTGGCTGCCGCAGGTACTGGGCAAGGAACTGATTCATAGTGAAAACCGCTTGCTGTTTTTGGTAGATAATTTTGCCCGCTTGCTGGAGAACCGATACTGGATTGAGATGAGACATGCGCACCGGGCCAAGGATCTGATTATCGATTTATATGGCAATGTTATCACGATGGATCGCATATACGATGGCTGCTGGCCAGGAACCAAAGTTCGTTAA
- a CDS encoding BNR-4 repeat-containing protein, translating to MGKSRFWKIGAVAALLISVLPTSTGLAAASLTEVPYAMDSSNQAGWWTPLETYGTGNEYAYLAYNGPGGSENTHTVNIARRDGSGAWSNIPVMNGSTVAQYSDDIGHNQPSIARDGSGRFHVFASMHNDSWRYFRSDTVGGAPQNHSSDMPSFSTFKGTYPVMTTAPNGDVYLLIRSSDDLTGYRPGILYRWNNAQSSWSQVAIVGANAGRSFYPNDLVFDAQGDLHILFEWSTFVSSALRHDLSYVKYRPSTGTFYKADGSVISAPVSLSNVDIVQPFASTEVYVKDGGDPGGPGIQSAKLAVDSAGNPKIVYRYREEGSPNFSVKYASYDAGGWTQQTVYNATATRAGIDITWTGSNVRVYYTKYSGTDRAYMAVPDGNGGWTQTSIASGKPIERLSVERNANGVDILYLVDVTNRKLYYGRN from the coding sequence TTGGGAAAAAGCAGGTTTTGGAAGATAGGCGCCGTTGCCGCGCTGCTCATATCCGTACTGCCAACGAGTACTGGTCTGGCGGCAGCATCACTCACAGAGGTACCTTATGCCATGGATTCTAGCAATCAGGCGGGATGGTGGACGCCGCTTGAGACATATGGCACGGGAAATGAGTATGCGTACTTGGCTTACAACGGCCCGGGAGGCTCAGAGAACACACATACGGTAAATATTGCAAGGCGGGATGGATCAGGAGCGTGGTCCAACATTCCGGTGATGAATGGCAGTACCGTTGCCCAGTATAGCGATGACATTGGGCACAATCAACCTTCCATAGCCCGCGACGGCAGCGGCCGATTTCATGTCTTTGCTTCCATGCACAACGACAGCTGGCGTTACTTCAGGTCGGATACCGTTGGAGGCGCCCCACAAAATCATTCTTCCGATATGCCTTCCTTCTCAACCTTCAAGGGGACATACCCTGTTATGACAACAGCACCGAATGGTGATGTTTATCTTCTGATCCGATCAAGCGATGACTTAACGGGATATCGCCCGGGAATTTTGTATCGCTGGAATAATGCGCAGTCCAGCTGGAGCCAAGTCGCGATCGTCGGTGCCAATGCAGGTCGGTCATTCTATCCCAATGATCTGGTTTTCGATGCGCAAGGCGACTTACACATCTTGTTTGAATGGTCTACTTTTGTTTCGAGCGCACTCCGTCATGATTTGTCTTACGTAAAATACAGACCTTCGACAGGTACCTTCTATAAAGCAGATGGCAGTGTCATATCTGCACCGGTTTCGCTTAGTAATGTGGATATCGTCCAGCCGTTTGCATCAACTGAGGTCTATGTCAAGGATGGAGGCGATCCAGGGGGTCCGGGAATCCAGAGCGCCAAGCTTGCTGTAGATTCAGCTGGGAATCCGAAGATTGTTTACCGATACCGTGAGGAAGGAAGCCCGAACTTCTCCGTGAAGTATGCTTCTTATGATGCAGGAGGATGGACGCAGCAGACGGTATATAATGCCACGGCAACGAGAGCAGGAATTGATATTACGTGGACGGGGTCGAATGTTCGTGTCTACTATACGAAATATAGCGGTACAGACCGCGCATATATGGCGGTTCCGGACGGCAATGGCGGATGGACCCAAACGTCGATTGCTTCCGGCAAGCCGATCGAAAGGCTCAGTGTTGAGCGTAATGCCAATGGTGTCGACATCCTGTACCTGGTGGATGTCACCAATCGCAAGCTTTATTACGGCAGAAACTAA
- a CDS encoding LysR family transcriptional regulator, with protein MDLNYFQTFREVAVRQSFTKAAEELGYAQSSVTTQIQKLEKIYQVKLFERYNNNKIRLTSAGEELFKLSGQLLEIYEHSQEKLTKQGGGSLTIATMDSLASYFLPAPIQTTRKQYPELGIRLQTDREDMILQKVKEGEADVGLILANASSESGLQWITIREEPLVLIVNTDHPLAKKPKIELGDLADEEWIMPEDTCNYRQLLERVLRTNGIPYKVGLELGSPEAIKRSIMAGSGISLLPQMIALDEIRREELTVLPLEHGEFRLEIQLVIHTRKWVSHALRQFVTNLGAKETEW; from the coding sequence ATGGATCTGAATTATTTTCAAACCTTTCGTGAAGTAGCCGTGCGGCAAAGTTTCACCAAGGCGGCAGAAGAGCTTGGCTATGCACAGTCGAGTGTAACGACCCAGATTCAAAAGCTGGAAAAAATCTATCAGGTCAAATTATTCGAACGTTACAATAACAATAAAATCCGACTTACTTCAGCAGGGGAGGAATTGTTTAAGCTATCCGGACAACTCCTGGAGATATATGAACATTCACAGGAGAAGCTGACCAAGCAGGGCGGCGGTTCCCTTACGATCGCAACCATGGATTCATTGGCTTCCTACTTTCTTCCTGCCCCGATTCAGACCACACGCAAGCAGTATCCTGAACTGGGTATTCGGCTGCAGACGGATCGGGAAGACATGATTTTGCAGAAAGTAAAAGAAGGAGAGGCGGATGTGGGCCTTATTCTGGCGAATGCTTCATCCGAATCAGGCTTGCAGTGGATTACCATTCGGGAAGAGCCGCTTGTCCTCATCGTTAACACGGATCATCCCCTTGCGAAGAAGCCAAAAATTGAACTGGGTGATCTGGCGGACGAAGAATGGATTATGCCCGAGGATACCTGCAACTACAGACAGCTGTTGGAGAGGGTACTGAGAACAAACGGTATTCCTTACAAAGTGGGGCTGGAACTCGGAAGTCCTGAGGCGATTAAACGAAGCATTATGGCAGGATCGGGTATCTCCCTTTTGCCTCAAATGATCGCGCTAGATGAGATTCGGCGGGAGGAACTTACGGTATTGCCGCTGGAACATGGCGAATTCAGACTCGAAATCCAGTTAGTCATTCACACGCGGAAATGGGTATCTCATGCATTACGTCAATTTGTCACGAACCTGGGAGCGAAGGAGACTGAATGGTAA
- the dapA gene encoding 4-hydroxy-tetrahydrodipicolinate synthase, producing the protein MLTEQQIQGIYVPVITPFTKDNQLDIPSFRNYITHMANSGIHGLVINGTTGESPTVSWDEVEQLVQVTKETLISINKTIPIVVGTGTNDTASTVKRTQKAGELGADAVLVVTPYYNRPTEEGIFEHFRVTAEVGVPIIVYEIPARTGVRVSVDTMKKIMNLNGVIGLKDSTNGIELMSELVRSGSKPILCGDDSFFYDMLSEGAAGGMLASANINTQQFIEVYDRFIAGDKDGSRELFNGLAPFIDHLFAEPAPAMLKWLLVNQGIITSDQLRLPLMPASEQLKAKMDQYMVSSNAVG; encoded by the coding sequence ATGCTAACCGAACAACAGATTCAAGGTATTTATGTACCGGTAATCACCCCTTTTACGAAGGATAATCAGCTCGATATCCCTTCCTTTCGGAACTACATCACACATATGGCAAATAGCGGAATTCATGGTTTGGTTATTAACGGCACGACTGGAGAGTCACCTACAGTTTCATGGGATGAAGTGGAGCAGCTTGTTCAAGTCACGAAGGAAACTCTGATAAGCATAAATAAAACGATACCCATCGTCGTTGGAACCGGAACCAACGATACAGCATCAACGGTCAAGCGAACACAAAAGGCTGGTGAACTTGGTGCCGATGCTGTTCTTGTCGTAACTCCCTACTACAACAGACCGACAGAGGAAGGCATATTTGAGCACTTTAGAGTGACTGCCGAAGTGGGAGTGCCCATCATTGTATATGAAATTCCAGCACGCACGGGTGTCCGTGTCTCTGTGGATACGATGAAGAAAATAATGAACTTAAATGGGGTCATTGGCCTTAAGGACAGTACCAACGGCATTGAATTAATGTCGGAGCTGGTACGCAGCGGATCCAAACCGATCCTGTGCGGGGATGATTCATTCTTTTACGATATGTTAAGTGAGGGAGCTGCTGGTGGCATGCTGGCATCTGCCAATATTAACACGCAGCAATTCATTGAAGTGTATGACCGCTTCATAGCTGGTGACAAGGATGGCTCCCGTGAGCTGTTCAATGGGCTCGCTCCTTTTATTGATCACCTCTTTGCAGAGCCGGCTCCTGCCATGCTCAAATGGCTGCTTGTCAATCAAGGGATCATTACTTCCGATCAACTGCGCCTGCCGCTCATGCCGGCATCGGAGCAATTAAAAGCCAAGATGGATCAATACATGGTGAGCAGTAACGCAGTAGGTTAG
- a CDS encoding AEC family transporter, with protein MSVSDIFIILIPIFFVILLGFFGGYFKVFNSASSKGLNTLVTKFALPAHLFIGITTTKKETLIDKWPFFMTIFLGIIGFYVVLLLVMRFIFKVNLSQSSIFSLNATQPSFAFMGIPVLGNLFGAAEVTIPIAITGIVVNALLDPIATIVSSVGKKTEAGKKSGHDESLFKLTVHSIIHGLKEPLACIPLLGVILTLFGFQSPQLLQSSFDQIGSITSGAALFAIGVTVGINRIKFSLNAISISLLKVIALPLFTYMFAILMGLSSTDVTMVILLVSFPGSAVAAMIASRFDTLEVETASSFVMSSVLSLISLPILISILV; from the coding sequence ATGTCAGTAAGTGACATTTTCATCATATTAATTCCGATATTTTTCGTAATTTTACTAGGTTTTTTTGGCGGCTATTTTAAAGTATTTAACTCTGCATCCTCCAAAGGCCTGAATACACTGGTAACCAAGTTTGCGCTGCCGGCGCATTTGTTCATTGGGATCACTACGACGAAAAAAGAGACGCTGATTGACAAGTGGCCATTCTTCATGACCATATTCCTGGGAATCATCGGCTTCTATGTCGTACTATTGCTGGTCATGCGTTTCATTTTTAAAGTGAATCTCAGCCAATCATCGATCTTTTCATTGAATGCGACTCAACCTTCGTTTGCATTTATGGGAATTCCGGTTCTGGGTAACCTGTTCGGGGCTGCTGAAGTCACTATTCCAATTGCGATTACGGGCATTGTAGTCAATGCGTTGCTTGATCCAATCGCGACCATTGTCAGTTCAGTCGGGAAGAAAACGGAAGCAGGCAAGAAGAGCGGTCACGACGAAAGCTTGTTTAAACTTACGGTCCATTCCATCATTCATGGCCTGAAAGAACCGCTTGCCTGCATCCCGCTTCTGGGTGTGATCCTGACACTCTTTGGCTTCCAGTCACCTCAGCTGCTGCAAAGTTCATTTGATCAGATTGGCAGCATTACGTCCGGTGCAGCGCTCTTTGCCATTGGGGTAACGGTGGGTATTAATCGGATCAAATTCAGCCTGAATGCCATTAGCATTTCGCTGTTGAAAGTGATTGCTCTGCCGTTGTTTACGTATATGTTTGCCATACTGATGGGGCTGTCCTCCACGGACGTAACCATGGTTATTCTGCTGGTGTCCTTCCCCGGATCAGCTGTAGCTGCCATGATTGCATCCAGGTTCGATACACTTGAGGTGGAGACGGCATCATCGTTTGTCATGAGCTCGGTGCTGTCACTGATCTCATTGCCAATTCTCATTTCCATACTGGTTTAA
- a CDS encoding NAD-dependent malic enzyme: MNTFFVDSSGNLKTQLRGKDILSSPILNKGVAFTEEERKELNLNGILPPMVLNIEEQVSRVYQQLQNESDNLRKSIMLNDLFNRNIVLFYRLLKEHLSEMLPIVYTPTVGQAIQEYSHQYHRPGGVYLSINDMEGLEEAFRNSGLQAGDVDLIVVTDSESILGIGDWGVGGINIAIGKLAVYTAAVGVDPSRVLPVVLDVGTNNPTLLNDPLYVGNRHERIRGEKYDQFIEAFVKETTKWFPDVLLHWEDMGSVNARNIIQKYGEKLLTFNDDIQGTGAVTLAAVMSGVQVTGVPLREHRVLVFGPGAAGIGNADQIRDAMMEEGLTQEEAENRFWAFDYRGILTDEIEGLFEYQKPYVRKAEEIKDWNLDEQGQVNLLEAVTRIKPTILIGTSGVTGAFNEQVVKEMAKHVERPIIMPMSNPTSLAEAAPKSLIEWTDGKALIATGSPFEPVMYKDIQFEIGQSNNAFVFPGLGLGAIVSKASTFTKNMFTAAAIAVAGAVDSSEPGAPLLPRVKELQDVSYKVAVAVAKAAIEDGVARRKLENVEEAIKEAMWHPVYRPVLAAV, encoded by the coding sequence ATGAACACATTTTTTGTTGATTCGAGTGGAAATCTGAAAACACAATTAAGAGGTAAAGACATTCTATCCAGTCCGATTCTGAACAAGGGCGTTGCATTTACCGAAGAAGAGAGAAAAGAACTTAACCTGAACGGCATTTTGCCACCGATGGTTTTAAATATTGAAGAACAGGTGAGCCGGGTATATCAGCAGCTGCAAAATGAATCTGATAATTTGCGGAAAAGCATCATGCTGAATGACTTGTTCAACCGAAACATTGTCCTTTTTTACCGTTTATTAAAAGAACATCTTAGTGAAATGCTGCCGATTGTATATACACCTACCGTCGGGCAAGCGATTCAGGAGTATAGCCATCAATATCACAGACCTGGCGGAGTGTACCTCTCGATTAACGATATGGAAGGCCTGGAGGAAGCATTCCGAAACAGCGGCCTGCAAGCTGGAGACGTGGATCTCATTGTGGTAACTGACTCGGAAAGCATCCTCGGCATCGGAGACTGGGGTGTAGGCGGGATCAACATTGCCATCGGTAAACTGGCTGTGTACACCGCTGCAGTTGGCGTTGACCCAAGCCGGGTACTTCCTGTGGTACTGGATGTTGGAACCAACAACCCTACATTGCTGAATGATCCATTATATGTGGGAAATCGTCATGAACGTATTCGCGGCGAGAAGTATGATCAGTTTATCGAAGCATTTGTGAAAGAGACTACCAAATGGTTCCCGGACGTGCTGCTTCACTGGGAAGATATGGGCAGTGTGAATGCCAGAAACATCATCCAAAAATATGGAGAGAAGCTTCTCACCTTCAATGATGATATTCAAGGAACGGGTGCAGTCACACTGGCTGCGGTGATGTCAGGCGTTCAGGTTACGGGCGTACCTCTTCGTGAACATCGCGTACTTGTATTTGGTCCAGGCGCTGCCGGTATCGGTAATGCGGATCAGATCAGAGACGCCATGATGGAAGAAGGACTTACGCAAGAGGAAGCTGAGAACCGTTTCTGGGCGTTCGACTATCGCGGTATTTTGACGGACGAGATCGAAGGATTGTTTGAATACCAGAAGCCATATGTACGTAAAGCTGAGGAGATTAAGGACTGGAACCTGGATGAACAGGGTCAGGTGAATCTGCTGGAAGCTGTTACTCGTATTAAACCGACCATTCTGATCGGTACTTCTGGTGTTACAGGCGCCTTCAATGAACAGGTTGTTAAGGAAATGGCTAAGCATGTGGAACGTCCAATCATTATGCCGATGTCCAATCCAACCTCCCTCGCTGAAGCAGCTCCAAAAAGCCTGATTGAATGGACGGATGGCAAAGCGTTGATCGCGACAGGCAGCCCATTTGAACCGGTAATGTATAAAGACATTCAGTTTGAAATTGGTCAATCCAACAATGCTTTTGTTTTCCCTGGCCTAGGACTTGGAGCCATTGTATCCAAAGCTTCAACATTTACGAAGAATATGTTTACAGCAGCAGCGATCGCGGTAGCTGGCGCTGTGGATTCTTCTGAACCTGGAGCTCCACTGCTGCCAAGAGTGAAAGAATTACAGGATGTTTCATACAAAGTTGCAGTTGCAGTAGCCAAAGCAGCAATAGAAGACGGCGTCGCCCGCCGGAAACTAGAAAACGTGGAAGAGGCCATTAAGGAAGCTATGTGGCATCCTGTATATAGACCCGTCCTTGCAGCAGTTTAA